The genomic interval CTGTGGTCTACTTGTGCGTAATGCCCGGTAGCCACATAATCGGCGCCAAGTGAGAGGGCGTGGTCCAAAAAGGCCTTGAACTTGATCTCCTTATTGCACATGACATCCGGGTTCGGAGTGCGCCCGGCTTTATATTCATCAAGGAAGTATTGGAATACTTTATCCCAGTATTGTTTTTCAAAGTTCACCGCGTAATATGGAATGCCGATTTGATTTGCGACTTTAATGACATCATCATAATCCTGTGTAGCGGTACATACGCCGTTTTCATCGGTATCATCCCAATTTTTCATGAAAATGCCGATGACTTCATACCCCTGTTCCTTCAAAAGGAGGGCAGTCACGGAAGAATCCACTCCGCCTGACATGCCGACAACGACACGGGTGTCTTCAGGACGCTTGTTCATCATTGTTGCCACCTCCCGATATATCAATTATTGTAGCTTATTTTACAAGCCGTTTCACGATTTTCGCAGTTTCCCGGGCAGCTTTATCAATTTGCTCAATCGTATTGCCGTAACCGAAGCTGAACCTGATCGACGCTTTGGCCTGCTCCGATTCCTTCCCAAACATGGCGCTCAGCACATGTGAAGGGTCGACGGTCCCTGCTGTGCAGGCTGAACCGCTCGATGCAGCTATGCCCGACAGATCGAGATTCACCAGCATTGACTCAAGCGGGATGCCCGGAAAATAAACATTAAATATATGCGGCAGCACTTGGTGTTTGCTGCCGTTTATCTCAAACTTGATATTTTCTTCTGTAAAAATATCTGTCATCCGCTTTTTGAATTGCCCATACGTTTGGGCCGAGTTTTCTTTGTTTGAGGCCAAACGTTTCACTGCAGCCTGGAAACCGGCGATCGCCGTCGTATTTTCTGTGCCGGCGCGGCGTTTCTTTTCCTGTTCCCCGCCGAAAAGGGCGGGCGCAAGACTGGCTTTTGTGCGCTTGTATAAAAAGCCGATTCCTTTCGGGCCGTTTATTTTGTGCCCGGAAACCGATAATAGATCCACTTTCAGCCGATCGACATCGATTTCTTCATACCCGAATGCCTGAACTGCATCGGTATGGAACAAAACATCAGTCCCCTCTAAAAACTCACCGATTTCACGGATTGGCTGCATCGTTCCAACCTCATTGTTCCCGTACATGACC from Bacillus marinisedimentorum carries:
- a CDS encoding cysteine desulfurase family protein, which codes for MERIYLDHAATTPVHPEVVEAMLPFFTESFGNPSSIHSFGREARRLVDKARRTMASAIGAKEDEVIFTSGGTEADNLGILGAAQANSHKGNHIITTAIEHHAVLNTCKELEKRGFSVTYLPVDTNGIVSLQDLQEAVTDSTILVTVMYGNNEVGTMQPIREIGEFLEGTDVLFHTDAVQAFGYEEIDVDRLKVDLLSVSGHKINGPKGIGFLYKRTKASLAPALFGGEQEKKRRAGTENTTAIAGFQAAVKRLASNKENSAQTYGQFKKRMTDIFTEENIKFEINGSKHQVLPHIFNVYFPGIPLESMLVNLDLSGIAASSGSACTAGTVDPSHVLSAMFGKESEQAKASIRFSFGYGNTIEQIDKAARETAKIVKRLVK